TTCTACAACTTCTGTTGGTACTGAAAAGTTTTCTTCTTCAAAAGCAGAATTAGTGTAAAACTGATTAGATTCACTATATAAATCATCTATATTATCTGAATTACTATCCTCTAAAACAGGAATACTAGGCTTAACACCCTCATTATCGTCTTCATAGTAATAATAATAGTAATAATCATCATCGTCTTCACTGTCATAAAACAACTCTTCTGTTGTTTGCGGCAAATTTTCTGACTCATAATCTTCTTCATAATCTTTTTCTGGATTATCGTTTTGTCTTCTTAGCCATTTACTAAACAACCAACTTTCACCTCACTATATTTCCCTATCTAATCGTCACAATGTTCTATAAGTAAGCAAAAAGGTAATTATAGAAATTGTACATATACAATGAAATTATATCACACAGTCATTATTATGCAAGATTTTTCGGGGTATGTCTTTTCATGTTAATTCTTTATAAATCTATGTCATTGATGATACTCTTTGTACACTTCTTGTTTTTTTAACCCTCTTATTTTAGCGACTTCTTTAATTGCTTCCTTTACTGTCATGTCTTCTTGTTCAGAGACTAAATTAACATGTTCGGCAATAGACATATCACTATCATAAGATATCGTTTCTTCTTCAACGACATTTTCTATTAGCAAGCAACACTCACCTTTTATAGGATGGTTCGATAGATAATTAATAACTTCTTGAACACTTCCTCTGATATATTCTTCATGTAATTTAGTCAGTTCTCGGCAAAGAACAACTTGTGTTTCTTCTGAAAACACTTGTTCCATTGTTGCCAGTGTTTTTTCTACTCTATAAGGCGATTCATAAAAAATGATAGTCGCATTAACCCCTTTTAATTTTGTTAATTCAGCCACCTGTTCTTTCTTTTTTCGTGGTAAAAAACCATGAAAATAAAACGGTTGTGGGGATAGTCCACTAGCAATAAGAGCGGTCATCCCTGCTGTCGCTCCTGGTATAGATACAACTGATATACCTTCTTTAATACACGCCACAACCAAATCATGTCCTGGATCACTAATAGAAGGCATACCTGCATCACTTACTTGTGCGATATCTTGTCCTTCTTGCAATAACTTGATTAATGTTGGAATTTTATCATGTGAGTTATGCTCATGTAGACTAATTTGCTTTGTTTTTATATCAAAATGATTTAATAATTTTTGAGTGTTTCTTGTATCTTCACTTGCAATGAAAGATACTTCCTGCAACAGCCTTACAGCACGAAACGTCATATCCTCTAAATTACCAATTGGAGTCGGAACTAGATAGAGCTTTCCTTTATCATCTTGTATGGCAAAACTTTTTTGACAATTCATCTTTTCCCTCCTTAAAAAAGCTGGTGGGAGAAACTCCCATCCAGCTTATTTACCATAAATCATACTAGAACAAAAGACACATTCTTCTTGATTTTCACGTCTCGAACCATAAAAATCTTTACAAACATGGAATCCTTGCTCATATAGTTTTTCTAAATTTAATCTTGATTTTGATAATTCCTGTCTTCCGTCGTCTACTATTTCTTGTTTTTCTAATTTATCCAACTTATCATGGAGATGCTGATTTTCTAATTTTAAGTTTAAGTTTTCTTCTACTAAATTATCAACAATCGGTTTCATCTCTTTGACTTGAAATAACATGGTTTCTAATTGACGTTCAACATTGACCAACTCATCATATAATTTCATTTTATCCATGCTATTCTTCCTTTAACCATTTTCT
This genomic stretch from Vagococcus sp. CY52-2 harbors:
- the rsmI gene encoding 16S rRNA (cytidine(1402)-2'-O)-methyltransferase, whose amino-acid sequence is MNCQKSFAIQDDKGKLYLVPTPIGNLEDMTFRAVRLLQEVSFIASEDTRNTQKLLNHFDIKTKQISLHEHNSHDKIPTLIKLLQEGQDIAQVSDAGMPSISDPGHDLVVACIKEGISVVSIPGATAGMTALIASGLSPQPFYFHGFLPRKKKEQVAELTKLKGVNATIIFYESPYRVEKTLATMEQVFSEETQVVLCRELTKLHEEYIRGSVQEVINYLSNHPIKGECCLLIENVVEEETISYDSDMSIAEHVNLVSEQEDMTVKEAIKEVAKIRGLKKQEVYKEYHQ
- a CDS encoding initiation control protein YabA produces the protein MDKMKLYDELVNVERQLETMLFQVKEMKPIVDNLVEENLNLKLENQHLHDKLDKLEKQEIVDDGRQELSKSRLNLEKLYEQGFHVCKDFYGSRRENQEECVFCSSMIYGK